The Streptomyces laurentii genome contains a region encoding:
- a CDS encoding DNA primase (CHC2 zinc finger; cl15369;~DNA primase DnaG DnaB-binding; cl07879;~DNA primase [Streptomyces albus J1074];~DNA primase catalytic core, N-terminal domain; pfam08275;~DNA primase; Validated; PRK05667;~DnaB-helicase binding domain of primase; pfam10410;~TOPRIM_DnaG_primases: The topoisomerase-primase (TORPIM) nucleotidyltransferase/hydrolase domain foundin the active site regions of proteins similarto Escherichia coli DnaG. Primases synthesize RNA primers for the initiation of DNA replication. DnaG...; cd03364;~identified by MetaGeneAnnotator; putative;~interdomain interaction site;~metal binding site [ion binding]), with translation MKAVRDAVPIDAVVSEYLQLRNAGGGNLKGLCPFHDEKSPSFQVSPSKGLFHCFGCQEGGDTIAFVMKIDHLTFSETVERLAARAGITLRYEEGGYNPGHQRGERTRLVEAHKVAAQYYADQLGSAEAEIGRKFLAERGFDQAAAEHFGVGYSPAGWDHLTRFLRGKGFTDRELIVSGLSQDGRRGPIDRFRGRLMWPIKDVGGDVVGFGARRLREDDNGPKYLNTPETPIYKKSQVLYGIDLAKKDIAKVSRAVVVEGYTDVMACHLAGVPTAIATCGTSFGGDHIKILRRLLMDNGTARVIFTFDGDAAGQKAALRAFEDDQKFAAETYIAIAPDGMDPCELRLAKGDEAVADLVEPRVPLFEFALRQITGRYDLEIPSGRAAALDEAAPIVARIKNIASQHEVAVQLAGMLGILDTQFVVRRVAQIARWQRQGGQGGQGGPEQQRGGDRGRQRRMYDIPAPVAPAGPALNLRSPAHRTERELLKLALQYPELVSPAFDAYGIDEFTAAPYAAVRQCVQDAGGATDAPSDYLDAVREAAPDDTVRSLVTELAVETIFAKAVDEAYAGDQLVTVRLRAVDRRIRDVQSTLARLGPHGDPGQVSAVQNELWVLTQYGQSLRTHGAAAL, from the coding sequence GTGAAGGCGGTACGGGACGCCGTCCCGATCGACGCCGTCGTATCCGAGTACCTCCAGCTCCGCAACGCCGGCGGCGGGAACCTCAAGGGGCTGTGCCCCTTCCACGACGAGAAGTCGCCCTCCTTCCAGGTCAGCCCGAGCAAGGGACTCTTCCACTGCTTCGGCTGCCAGGAAGGCGGCGACACGATCGCCTTCGTGATGAAGATCGACCATCTCACCTTCTCCGAGACGGTCGAGCGCCTCGCCGCCCGGGCGGGCATCACGCTGCGGTACGAGGAGGGCGGCTACAACCCCGGCCACCAGCGCGGCGAACGCACCCGCCTGGTCGAGGCCCACAAGGTCGCCGCCCAGTACTACGCGGACCAACTCGGCTCCGCCGAGGCCGAGATCGGCCGGAAGTTCCTCGCCGAGCGCGGCTTCGACCAGGCCGCCGCCGAGCACTTCGGCGTCGGCTACTCCCCGGCCGGCTGGGACCACCTCACCCGCTTCCTGCGCGGCAAGGGCTTCACCGACCGCGAGCTGATCGTCTCCGGCCTCTCCCAGGACGGCCGCCGCGGCCCCATCGACCGCTTCCGCGGCCGCCTCATGTGGCCGATCAAGGACGTCGGCGGCGACGTCGTCGGCTTCGGCGCGCGCCGGCTGCGCGAGGACGACAACGGGCCCAAGTACCTCAACACCCCCGAGACGCCGATCTACAAGAAGTCCCAGGTCCTCTACGGCATCGACCTGGCCAAGAAGGACATCGCCAAGGTCAGCCGGGCCGTCGTCGTCGAGGGCTACACCGACGTCATGGCCTGCCACCTGGCCGGCGTGCCCACCGCCATCGCCACCTGCGGCACGTCCTTCGGCGGCGACCACATCAAGATCCTGCGCCGGCTCCTCATGGACAACGGCACCGCCCGCGTCATCTTCACCTTCGACGGTGACGCCGCCGGCCAGAAGGCCGCCCTGCGCGCCTTCGAGGACGACCAGAAGTTCGCCGCCGAGACGTACATCGCCATCGCGCCCGACGGCATGGACCCCTGCGAACTGCGCCTGGCCAAGGGCGACGAGGCCGTCGCCGACCTGGTCGAACCGCGCGTCCCGCTGTTCGAGTTCGCGCTGCGCCAGATCACCGGCCGCTACGACCTGGAGATCCCCTCCGGCCGCGCCGCCGCGCTCGACGAGGCCGCGCCCATCGTCGCCCGGATCAAGAACATCGCCTCGCAGCACGAGGTCGCCGTCCAGCTCGCGGGCATGCTCGGCATCCTCGACACCCAGTTCGTGGTGCGCCGCGTCGCCCAGATCGCCCGCTGGCAGCGCCAGGGCGGCCAGGGCGGCCAGGGCGGTCCGGAGCAGCAGCGGGGCGGCGACCGGGGCCGGCAGCGGCGGATGTACGACATCCCGGCGCCCGTCGCCCCCGCCGGGCCCGCGCTCAACCTGCGCAGCCCCGCCCACCGCACCGAGCGCGAGCTGCTCAAGCTCGCCCTCCAGTACCCGGAGCTGGTCTCGCCGGCCTTCGACGCGTACGGGATCGACGAGTTCACCGCCGCGCCCTACGCCGCCGTCCGCCAGTGCGTCCAGGACGCGGGCGGCGCCACCGACGCGCCCTCCGACTACCTCGACGCCGTGCGCGAGGCCGCGCCCGACGACACGGTGCGCTCGCTCGTCACCGAGCTGGCCGTCGAGACGATCTTCGCCAAGGCCGTCGACGAGGCGTACGCGGGCGACCAGCTGGTGACCGTACGGCTCCGGGCCGTCGACCGGCGGATCCGCGACGTCCAGAGCACCCTGGCCCGGCTCGGGCCGCACGGCGACCCGGGGCAGGTCTCCGCCGTACAGAACGAGCTGTGGGTGCTCACCCAGTACGGACAGTCGCTGCGCACGCACGGCGCCGCCGCGCTCTGA
- a CDS encoding ferredoxin reductase (Pyridine nucleotide-disulphide oxidoreductase; pfam00070;~ferredoxin reductase [Streptomyces cattleya NRRL 8057= DSM46488];~identified by MetaGeneAnnotator; putative;~phenylpropionate dioxygenase ferredoxin reductase subunit; Provisional), producing the protein MVDADQTFVIVGGGLAGAKAAETLRSEGFNGRVILVCDEHERPYERPPLSKGFLLGKADRDSVFVHEPSWYASNDVELHLGQTVTAIDRDAHTVRLGDGTVIRYDKLLLATGAEPRRLDIPGTGLAGVHHLRRLAHCERLRDELKALGRDNGHLVIAGAGWIGLEVAAAARTYGAEVTIVEADPTPLHRVLGPELGQVFADLHAAHGVRFHFGARLTEITGQDGMVLAARTDDGEEHPAHAVLVAIGAAPRTTLAENAGLALVDRADGGGVAVDETLRTSDPDVFAAGDVAAAHHPALHTRLRVEHWANALNGGPAAARAMLGQSVSYDRVPYFFSDQYDLGMEYSGWAPPGSYDQIVTRGDVGKREFVAFWLKDGRVLAGMNVNVWDVTEPIQKLIRSRAQVDPERLADPSVPLETLAA; encoded by the coding sequence GTGGTCGACGCAGATCAGACCTTTGTCATCGTCGGCGGGGGCCTGGCCGGCGCCAAGGCGGCGGAGACCCTGCGCTCCGAAGGATTCAACGGGCGGGTCATCCTCGTCTGCGACGAACACGAACGCCCCTACGAGCGTCCACCGCTCTCCAAGGGCTTCCTCCTCGGCAAGGCCGACCGCGACTCCGTCTTCGTCCACGAACCCTCCTGGTACGCGAGCAACGACGTCGAACTCCACCTCGGCCAGACCGTCACCGCCATCGACCGCGACGCCCACACCGTCCGGCTCGGCGACGGCACCGTGATCCGCTACGACAAGCTGCTCCTCGCCACCGGCGCCGAGCCGCGCCGCCTCGACATCCCCGGCACCGGTCTGGCCGGCGTGCACCACCTGCGCCGCCTCGCCCACTGCGAGCGGCTGCGCGACGAGCTGAAGGCGCTCGGCCGTGACAACGGCCACCTGGTCATCGCGGGCGCCGGCTGGATCGGCCTGGAGGTCGCCGCCGCGGCCCGTACGTACGGCGCCGAGGTCACCATCGTCGAGGCGGACCCGACCCCGCTGCACCGGGTCCTCGGCCCCGAGCTGGGCCAGGTCTTCGCCGACCTGCACGCCGCGCACGGCGTCCGCTTCCACTTCGGCGCCCGGCTCACCGAGATCACCGGCCAGGACGGCATGGTCCTCGCCGCCCGTACCGACGACGGCGAGGAGCACCCCGCGCACGCCGTCCTCGTCGCCATCGGCGCCGCCCCGCGCACCACCCTCGCCGAGAACGCCGGCCTCGCCCTCGTCGACCGCGCCGACGGCGGCGGTGTCGCCGTCGACGAGACGCTGCGCACCTCCGACCCGGACGTCTTCGCCGCCGGCGACGTCGCCGCCGCGCACCACCCCGCGCTGCACACCCGGCTGCGGGTCGAGCACTGGGCCAACGCCCTCAACGGCGGCCCGGCCGCCGCCCGCGCGATGCTCGGCCAGAGCGTCTCGTACGACCGCGTCCCCTACTTCTTCTCCGATCAGTACGACCTCGGCATGGAGTACTCGGGCTGGGCCCCGCCCGGCTCGTACGACCAGATCGTGACGCGCGGGGACGTCGGAAAGCGCGAGTTCGTCGCCTTCTGGCTGAAGGACGGCCGGGTCCTCGCGGGCATGAACGTGAATGTGTGGGACGTCACAGAACCCATCCAGAAGCTCATCCGCTCCCGTGCCCAGGTGGACCCCGAGCGGCTCGCGGACCCCTCCGTGCCCCTGGAGACCCTCGCCGCGTAG
- a CDS encoding deoxyguanosinetriphosphate triphosphohydrolase (Deoxyguanosinetriphosphate triphosphohydrolase [Streptomyces venezuelae ATCC10712];~Metal dependent phosphohydrolases with conserved 'HD' motif; cd00077;~Mg2+ binding site [ion binding];~Phosphohydrolase-associated domain; pfam13286;~Zn2+ binding site [ion binding];~deoxyguanosinetriphosphate triphosphohydrolase-like protein; Provisional;~identified by MetaGeneAnnotator; putative): MAGFPENPDRTGGTPGIPHTPGTPDAPGTPGYDAADTERWAAEPDKRPGRTAFQRDRARVLHSAALRRLAGKTQVVTPGSYSHAWDTSPRTRLTHSLECAQVGRELGAALGCDPDLVEAACLAHDLGHPPFGHNGEQALNDVAKDCGGFEGNAQSLRLLTRIEPKRFIADPATGAPLSVGLNLTRAALDAATKYPWPRGGHPTDPGSPKFGVYEDDLPVFTWARQDAPADRTCFEAQVMDWSDDVAYSVHDFEDGLHAGHIDPNLLLAEPERADIWAVARGRYVPEDTDPAELAAALDRLMDEDWWPHGYDGSAVAQARLKDATSQLIGRFCLAAETATRHAYGSGRLTRYGATLVVPRAARLECAVLKAIADRYVMQRAEQEALRADQRVVVTELAEALTARAPEGLDPQFRALFAAAPDDRSRKRVIVDQIASLTDASARALHARLRAPHHR; this comes from the coding sequence ATGGCAGGCTTCCCCGAGAACCCCGACCGGACCGGCGGCACCCCCGGCATCCCGCACACCCCCGGCACTCCCGACGCCCCCGGCACCCCCGGCTACGACGCGGCCGACACCGAACGCTGGGCCGCCGAGCCCGACAAGCGGCCCGGCCGCACGGCCTTCCAGCGCGACCGCGCCCGCGTGCTGCACTCCGCCGCGCTGCGCCGGCTCGCCGGCAAGACCCAGGTCGTCACCCCCGGCTCGTACAGCCACGCCTGGGACACCAGCCCGCGCACCCGGCTCACCCACTCCCTGGAGTGCGCCCAGGTCGGCCGCGAGCTCGGCGCCGCCCTCGGCTGCGACCCCGACCTCGTCGAGGCCGCCTGTCTCGCCCACGACCTCGGCCACCCGCCCTTCGGGCACAACGGCGAACAGGCCCTCAACGACGTCGCCAAGGACTGCGGCGGCTTCGAGGGCAACGCCCAGTCGCTGCGGCTGCTCACCCGGATCGAGCCGAAACGGTTCATCGCCGACCCCGCCACCGGCGCCCCGCTCAGCGTCGGCCTCAACCTCACCCGCGCCGCCCTCGACGCCGCCACCAAGTACCCCTGGCCCCGCGGCGGCCACCCCACCGACCCCGGCTCGCCCAAGTTCGGCGTGTACGAGGACGACCTGCCCGTCTTCACCTGGGCCCGGCAGGACGCCCCCGCCGACCGCACCTGCTTCGAGGCCCAGGTCATGGACTGGTCCGACGACGTCGCCTACTCCGTCCACGACTTCGAGGACGGCCTGCACGCCGGGCACATCGACCCCAACCTGCTCCTCGCCGAACCCGAGCGCGCCGACATCTGGGCCGTCGCCCGCGGCCGCTACGTCCCCGAGGACACCGACCCCGCCGAACTCGCCGCCGCCCTCGACCGGCTCATGGACGAGGACTGGTGGCCGCACGGCTACGACGGCTCGGCCGTCGCCCAGGCCCGCCTCAAGGACGCCACCAGCCAGCTCATCGGCCGTTTCTGCCTCGCCGCCGAGACCGCCACCCGGCACGCCTACGGCTCCGGCCGCCTCACCCGCTACGGCGCCACCCTCGTCGTCCCCCGCGCGGCCCGCCTGGAGTGCGCCGTCCTCAAGGCCATCGCCGACCGGTACGTGATGCAGCGCGCCGAACAGGAGGCGCTCCGCGCCGACCAGCGCGTCGTCGTCACCGAACTGGCCGAGGCGCTCACCGCCCGCGCCCCCGAGGGGCTCGACCCGCAGTTCCGCGCCCTGTTCGCCGCCGCCCCCGACGACCGCTCCCGCAAGCGGGTGATCGTCGATCAGATCGCCTCCCTCACCGACGCGTCGGCCCGCGCCCTGCACGCCCGCCTGCGCGCACCGCACCACCGCTGA
- a CDS encoding hypothetical protein (identified by MetaGeneAnnotator; putative;~sequence version:1) — translation MIIEAVLADALQNNVQWCATMCRAHGLSEAALGPRAWTSPRRTPLYYPDAVTLTADAEARDVLDGIDRTTPGASVKDSLARLDLAPEGFRLLFEAQWIHRPAGLPGSAADAGAAAYRPVRTPGELAAWALAWSGGDADEAALFRPELLDDPATTIVAGHAPDGRILGGAVLTASPRVTGVSNLFTADGVPASAAWSGVLAVADPALPLVGYESGDDLDAALAAGFEAIGPLRVWLDA, via the coding sequence GTGATCATCGAAGCCGTCCTCGCCGACGCCCTCCAGAACAACGTCCAGTGGTGCGCGACGATGTGCCGCGCGCACGGCCTGTCCGAGGCCGCCCTGGGCCCGCGCGCCTGGACCAGCCCGCGCCGCACCCCGCTCTACTACCCCGACGCGGTCACCCTCACCGCGGACGCCGAAGCGCGGGACGTCCTGGACGGCATCGACCGCACCACCCCCGGCGCCTCCGTCAAGGACAGCCTCGCCCGCCTCGACCTCGCGCCCGAGGGCTTCCGGCTGCTCTTCGAGGCCCAGTGGATCCACCGCCCCGCCGGCCTGCCGGGCAGCGCCGCGGACGCCGGCGCCGCCGCGTACCGGCCCGTCCGCACCCCCGGCGAACTCGCCGCCTGGGCGCTGGCCTGGAGCGGCGGCGACGCCGACGAGGCCGCCCTCTTCCGGCCGGAGCTCCTCGACGACCCCGCCACCACGATCGTCGCGGGCCACGCCCCCGACGGCCGGATCCTCGGCGGCGCCGTCCTCACCGCGAGCCCACGCGTCACCGGCGTCTCCAACCTCTTCACCGCCGACGGCGTCCCGGCCTCCGCCGCCTGGTCCGGCGTCCTCGCGGTCGCCGACCCCGCGCTTCCGCTCGTCGGGTACGAGTCGGGCGACGACCTCGACGCGGCGCTGGCGGCGGGCTTCGAGGCGATCGGCCCGCTGCGGGTCTGGCTCGACGCCTGA
- a CDS encoding sanA protein (SanA protein [Streptomyces venezuelae ATCC10712];~YdcF-like. YdcF-like isa large family of mainly bacterial proteins, with a few members foundin fungi, plants, and archaea. Escherichia coli YdcF has been shown to bind S-adenosyl-L-methionine (AdoMet), but a biochemical function has not been...; cd06259;~identified by MetaGeneAnnotator; putative;~putative active site [active]), whose protein sequence is MRGVRLPRPLRLPRTVRGRRRAVQAVMIGACLALAPVTWMHTAADGRLRTTADVPAEDVAVVFGAGLWKGRPTPYLAHRLDAAAELYRSGKVKVLLVTGDNSRTEYDEPSAMRTYLAARGVPDDKVVSDYAGFDTWDSCVRAKKIFGVDRAVLVTQDFHVKRALALCAAAGVESYGVGVGEPHDATWYYGTTREIAAAGKAAAEAALRPDPHFLGDREDGVTKALAATPHPAR, encoded by the coding sequence ATGCGCGGCGTCCGACTGCCCCGACCGCTCCGACTCCCCCGCACCGTCCGGGGCCGCCGCCGCGCCGTCCAGGCCGTCATGATCGGGGCCTGTCTCGCGCTCGCGCCGGTCACCTGGATGCACACCGCCGCCGACGGCCGGCTGCGGACGACGGCCGACGTGCCCGCCGAGGACGTCGCGGTCGTGTTCGGCGCCGGACTGTGGAAGGGCCGCCCCACCCCGTATCTCGCGCACCGCCTCGACGCCGCCGCCGAGCTGTACCGCTCCGGCAAGGTCAAGGTCCTCCTCGTCACCGGCGACAACAGCCGCACCGAGTACGACGAGCCGAGCGCGATGCGCACCTACCTGGCGGCGCGCGGGGTGCCGGACGACAAGGTCGTCAGCGACTACGCGGGCTTCGACACCTGGGACTCGTGCGTCCGCGCCAAGAAGATCTTCGGCGTGGACCGGGCCGTCCTCGTCACCCAGGACTTCCACGTCAAGCGGGCCCTCGCGCTGTGCGCGGCGGCGGGCGTGGAGTCGTACGGCGTCGGGGTCGGCGAACCGCACGACGCCACCTGGTACTACGGCACCACCCGGGAGATCGCCGCCGCCGGGAAGGCCGCCGCCGAGGCGGCCCTGCGGCCGGACCCGCACTTCCTCGGCGACCGGGAGGACGGCGTCACCAAGGCCCTGGCGGCCACCCCGCACCCGGCCCGGTGA
- a CDS encoding periplasmic divalent cation tolerance protein cutA (GGCT-like domains, also called AIG2-like family. Gamma-glutamyl cyclotransferase (GGCT) catalyzes the formation of pyroglutamic acid (5-oxoproline) from dipeptides containing gamma-glutamyl, and isa dimeric protein. In Homo sapiens, the protein is...; cd06661;~Periplasmic divalent cation tolerance protein cutA [Streptomyces venezuelae ATCC10712];~dimerization interface [polypeptide binding];~identified by MetaGeneAnnotator; putative;~putative active site pocket [active];~putative catalytic residue [active]) — MVRGGAHPPRRPPRPGPYRGGVNENANANANENASGAHRPGTERPFFVYGTLRPGGRHHDRLLRGRTAAEEDALLPDAVLHDGPGYPYAVAAPGAGPVTGTLLTAAPGTYPALLDALDLLELPAGYERAARATVRLRDGARVSAWVYLAAPGTALGPPIPGGDWFGRADV; from the coding sequence GTGGTACGGGGTGGAGCGCACCCGCCCCGCCGCCCGCCGCGCCCCGGCCCCTACCGTGGCGGCGTGAACGAGAACGCGAACGCGAACGCGAACGAGAACGCGAGCGGCGCGCACCGGCCCGGGACCGAGCGGCCCTTCTTCGTGTACGGCACGCTGCGTCCCGGCGGGCGGCACCACGACCGGCTCCTGCGCGGCCGGACCGCCGCCGAGGAGGACGCCCTTCTGCCCGACGCGGTGCTGCACGACGGCCCCGGCTACCCGTACGCCGTCGCCGCCCCGGGCGCCGGGCCGGTCACCGGCACCCTGCTGACGGCCGCGCCCGGCACGTACCCCGCACTCCTCGACGCCCTCGACCTGCTGGAGCTTCCCGCCGGCTACGAGCGCGCGGCCCGCGCGACCGTACGGCTCCGGGACGGGGCCCGGGTGTCCGCCTGGGTGTACCTGGCCGCGCCGGGCACGGCGCTCGGCCCGCCGATCCCGGGCGGCGACTGGTTCGGCCGCGCGGACGTGTGA
- a CDS encoding NADPH-dependent FMN reductase (NADPH-dependent FMN reductase [Amycolatopsis mediterranei U32];~NADPH-dependent FMN reductase; cl00438;~identified by MetaGeneAnnotator; putative), which translates to MDTDTTTRPLRLAVIAASNREGRFGHIVTDWFAGHAEAHQDFATRVVDLADVDLPTALSRDPGAAVRAELAKVGPVLAEADAFVVVTPEYNHSFPASLKALIDWHFTEWQAKPVAFVSYGGISGGLRAVEQLRQVFAEMHTATIRETVSFAGVHGSFTEDGTLKDPEIPDAAATRLLDQLAWWAHALREAKAVRPYAG; encoded by the coding sequence ATGGACACCGACACCACCACGCGCCCGCTCCGACTCGCCGTCATCGCCGCCAGCAACCGCGAGGGCCGCTTCGGCCACATCGTCACCGACTGGTTCGCCGGACACGCCGAGGCGCACCAGGACTTCGCCACCCGCGTCGTCGACCTCGCCGACGTCGACCTGCCCACCGCCCTCTCCCGCGACCCCGGCGCCGCCGTCAGGGCCGAATTGGCCAAGGTCGGCCCGGTGCTGGCCGAGGCCGACGCCTTCGTCGTCGTCACCCCCGAGTACAACCACTCCTTCCCCGCCTCCCTGAAGGCCCTGATCGACTGGCACTTCACCGAGTGGCAGGCCAAGCCCGTCGCCTTCGTCTCCTACGGCGGCATCTCCGGCGGCCTGCGCGCCGTCGAGCAGCTGCGCCAGGTCTTCGCCGAGATGCACACCGCCACCATCCGCGAGACCGTCTCCTTCGCCGGAGTGCACGGCAGCTTCACCGAGGACGGCACGCTCAAGGACCCGGAGATCCCGGACGCCGCCGCCACCCGCCTGCTCGACCAGCTCGCCTGGTGGGCCCACGCCCTCAGGGAGGCCAAGGCCGTCCGCCCGTACGCGGGGTGA
- a CDS encoding tRNA uridine 5-carboxymethylaminomethyl modification enzyme mnmG (identified by MetaGeneAnnotator; putative;~sequence version:1), which translates to MAEAALAVAGGDDGESERARGGVGVHVDEGGTSSKVEVKRGFSAAVLTHSERAASRLPESPPTCANTREGGRTPYRTEQF; encoded by the coding sequence GTGGCCGAAGCGGCCCTCGCGGTTGCTGGCGGCGATGACGGCGAGTCGGAGCGGGCGCGTGGTGGTGTCGGTGTCCATGTCGACGAGGGTGGTACCTCAAGCAAGGTCGAGGTCAAGCGCGGATTCTCCGCGGCCGTGCTCACCCATTCGGAGCGGGCCGCCTCCCGCCTCCCGGAATCGCCCCCTACCTGCGCGAACACCAGGGAGGGCGGCCGCACGCCGTATCGGACGGAGCAGTTCTGA
- a CDS encoding hypothetical protein (identified by MetaGeneAnnotator; putative;~sequence version:1): MRRTPARLFTGTALTFVALTTLTAAPLAFTTFAAPPAVANDGGGEGGRDGGRDEGREGGGESGRDWGDRRLEIFPSPADPGTTVTVNTAACGEHGHGKGDATSVGAGDFHLNPSTHKKVVVGQFAVPHHARAGSYEIRVECDNGKSTRGELIVERREGPSGHVRTGVGGSVGPDTSQIAAGVAVLAAAAAGGTWLLRRRASGAQDG, from the coding sequence ATGCGCCGCACCCCCGCCCGACTGTTCACCGGTACCGCGCTGACGTTCGTCGCCCTCACCACCCTCACCGCCGCGCCCCTCGCCTTCACCACCTTCGCCGCTCCCCCCGCCGTCGCGAACGACGGCGGCGGCGAGGGAGGCCGCGACGGGGGTCGTGACGAAGGCCGCGAAGGTGGCGGCGAGAGCGGCCGCGACTGGGGCGACCGGCGGCTGGAGATCTTCCCCTCCCCCGCCGACCCCGGCACCACCGTCACCGTGAACACCGCCGCCTGCGGCGAGCACGGCCACGGCAAGGGCGACGCGACCTCGGTCGGCGCGGGCGATTTCCATCTCAACCCGAGCACCCACAAGAAGGTCGTGGTCGGGCAGTTCGCGGTGCCGCACCACGCCCGGGCCGGCTCGTACGAGATCCGGGTCGAGTGCGACAACGGCAAGTCCACCCGCGGCGAACTGATCGTCGAACGCCGGGAAGGCCCCAGCGGCCATGTGCGGACCGGTGTCGGCGGCAGCGTCGGCCCGGACACCTCCCAGATCGCGGCGGGCGTGGCGGTGCTGGCCGCGGCCGCCGCCGGCGGTACGTGGCTCCTGCGCCGCCGGGCGAGCGGCGCGCAGGACGGCTGA
- a CDS encoding hypothetical protein (Sortase E (SrtE) isa membrane transpeptidase foundin gram-positive bacteria that cleaves surface proteins at a cell sorting motif and catalyzes a transpeptidation reaction in which the surface protein substrate is covalently linked to peptidoglycan for...; cd05829;~identified by MetaGeneAnnotator; putative;~putative catalytic site [active];~secreted protein [Streptomyces pristinaespiralis ATCC25486]) has protein sequence MSTRSKGWGVAAAACLGLWMIHNGSAQVTPPVPSAAQAFAAGPSVHTDAAADPLPPSDPVRLRIPEIDVDAPVTGLGIGRDGALDVPTAADRNLAGWYEDGTRPGAKGTAIVAGHVDNADGPAVFYALGALKKGDRVEVDRRDGRTAVFTIDAVEVYENDAFPDAKVYGQADRAEIRVITCGGGFSKKSGGYLGNVVAFGHLIGVRPEASLPAGSRTA, from the coding sequence GTGAGTACGCGGAGCAAGGGCTGGGGCGTCGCCGCGGCCGCCTGCCTGGGCCTGTGGATGATCCACAACGGTTCGGCGCAGGTCACCCCGCCGGTGCCGTCGGCGGCCCAGGCGTTCGCCGCCGGGCCGAGCGTCCACACGGACGCCGCCGCCGACCCGCTCCCGCCGTCCGATCCGGTCCGGCTGCGCATCCCCGAGATCGACGTGGACGCGCCCGTGACGGGCCTCGGGATCGGCCGGGACGGCGCGCTCGACGTCCCGACGGCCGCCGACCGCAATCTGGCGGGCTGGTACGAGGACGGCACCCGGCCCGGCGCCAAGGGCACCGCGATCGTGGCCGGCCATGTCGACAACGCGGACGGGCCGGCGGTCTTCTACGCGCTCGGCGCGCTGAAGAAGGGCGACCGGGTCGAGGTGGACCGGCGGGACGGCCGGACGGCGGTGTTCACGATCGACGCGGTCGAGGTCTACGAGAACGACGCCTTCCCCGACGCCAAGGTGTACGGGCAGGCGGACCGGGCCGAGATCCGGGTGATCACCTGCGGCGGCGGCTTCTCCAAGAAGTCCGGCGGCTACCTGGGCAACGTGGTCGCGTTCGGGCACCTCATCGGCGTACGGCCGGAGGCGTCGCTCCCGGCCGGCTCCCGTACCGCCTGA